A genomic segment from Oceanidesulfovibrio indonesiensis encodes:
- a CDS encoding CorA family divalent cation transporter has translation TYTMSLMAMVFLPSTFLTGLFGVNLGGMPGGAYHYGFTAFCVMLVVLIGGVAWWLHRSKWL, from the coding sequence GAACCTATACGATGTCCCTGATGGCGATGGTGTTTTTACCCAGCACCTTTCTTACCGGGCTGTTTGGCGTCAACCTTGGCGGCATGCCGGGGGGCGCTTATCACTACGGCTTTACCGCGTTTTGCGTGATGTTAGTTGTTTTGATTGGCGGTGTTGCATGGTGGTTGCATCGTAGTAAATGGCTGTAA